A single region of the Salvelinus sp. IW2-2015 linkage group LG20, ASM291031v2, whole genome shotgun sequence genome encodes:
- the LOC111980084 gene encoding complement C1q and tumor necrosis factor-related protein 9, which translates to MVNDVAFSATLRETSTGHIGPFTTPIPLQYKVFSNTGSSYNPATGIFTATVKGMYYFRFMMNNLNTPPNSVVCLTKNGQRLVSVWDTVGTDARGSDAVVIPLEVGDNVYVELQANRLVYDDTMYCSGFLLFPM; encoded by the exons GTGGCCTTCTCTGCAACTCTCCGGGAGACGAGCACTGGGCACATTGGACCTttcaccactcccattcccctgCAGTACAAGGTCTTCTCAAACACCGGCAGCTCCTACAACCCTGCCACAG GTATCTTCACTGCCACAGTCAAAGGAATGTACTACTTCCGTTTCATGATGAACAACCTGAACACCCCTCCTAATTCTGTGGTGTGCTTGACAAAGAATGGCCAGAGGCTGGTGTCTGTCTGGGACACTGTAGGAACCGATGCCCGTGGCAGCGACGCAGTGGTCATTCCTCTGGAGGTGGGAGATAATGTCTATGTTGAGTTACAGGCTAACAGGCTGGTCTATGACGACACCATGTACTGCAGCGGCTTCCTGCTCTTCCCCATGTAA
- the LOC111980444 gene encoding myosin light chain kinase, smooth muscle encodes MSSDSSSKKRYVSTLRMYIGPTNTSPGQGKNILATSTSSATRTSATATRIGIDTASSTGNRCPTPTPLRGPDPPLFTEPLEDCSADEGSDITLRGVITGSQPISVSWLHNGEAVFFGEPHFDGSETRLVVRECLPEDAGAYTCVAENRAGKTSSSAAVCVRDFETICGVLNATSHTSPPLNNNIMENRGSKLLLSSNNDSVFRQSSSPISSNTLSPGGPRKVPPVSTEVTPKKRASSGTASLQFKDPPSHIEARLGETAHLTCAFSGCPPVVSCWIRNKEPVVDGSELWVESSDQSSTLVIAEPGPEHSGRYTVVVRDRKSSAQHTLALSVIERPQSPASSPVVSLLSVSPLCLVLSWSGPCYDGGSAVLGYVVEVRRKGPAESGGWSELTAHCKSTSYKVRSGLEPQGEYCFRVRAYNVVGVSEPSEESQLIKMEQIAEPQEEESPRTYEDVTIDSTHKVTDHYNVLEKLGVGKFGQVFKLTHKETGHVCAGKFYKGRRAKEREAARKEIELMNFLHHPKLVQCLGAYDLKPEMVMVMEFIGGGELFERIVDDSFVHTEPASVHYMQQIVEGMGYMHQKNIIHLDLKPENIVCVDHTGTHIKIIDFGLASKLDPSTPLKVMHGTPEFVAPEVIGYEPVSLATDMWSIGVICYILLSGESPFQGNSEAETLALVTGAQWEFDEESFDEITDQAKDFISSLLNKEPRRRISCEEALVHSWIAEPISADPSTTKCLSKEKMKRYLAKQKWKKTGKALLALKRMALLSKADGPGSPTTPAEDSPLSPEAEQALQSLEVKLQGVPQFSLTPTDQTASQGSTARLSCHLTGYPDPEVVWLRGEEPLEESSRVQIEYEEDGLCTLVLVQVGPEDSDVYTCRATNDQGKALCSAKLIVKE; translated from the exons ATGAGCAGTGACAGCAGCTCCAAGAAGCGATATGTATCAACCCTCAGGATGTACATCGGACCCACCAACACTTCCCCTGGGCAGGGAAAAAACATCTTGGCAACCAGTACCTCTTCTGCTACTAGGACTTCTGCTACTGCCACTAGGATTGGGATAGACACAGCCTCTAGTACAg GGAACAGATGCCCCACACCTACCCCACTCAGAGGTCCGGATCCACCCCTGTTCACAGAGCCATTGGAGGACTGCTCGGCGGATGAAGGAAGTGACATCACACTCCGAGGGGTTATCACAGGAAGTCAGCCAATCAGTGTGTCCTGGCTGCACAATG GTGAGGCGGTGTTTTTTGGGGAGCCCCACTTCGATGGCAGTGAGACTAGGCTGGTGGTGAGGGAATGCCTACCTGAGGACGCGGGCGCCTACACATGTGTGGCAGAGAACCGAGCGGGCAAGACCTCCAGCAGcgcagcagtgtgtgtgagag ACTTTGAGACTATCTGCGGAGTCCTGAACGCAACTTCACACACTTCCCCTCCCCTCAACAACAACATTATGGAAAACAGAGGCTCAAAGTTACTACTGTCATCCAACAATGACAGTGTCTTCAGACAATCCAGCTCCCCAATAAGCTCTAACACCCTGAGCCCAGGAGGACCCCGAAAAG TTCCACCAGTCTCCACAGAAGTCACGCCAAAGAAGAGAGCCAGCTCGGGGACAG CCTCGTTGCAGTTTAAGGATCCCCCGTCCCACATTGAGGCACGGCTAGGAGAGACAGCCCATCTGACGTGTGCGTTCAGTGGATGTCCCCCTGTGGTGTCCTGTTGGATACGCAATAAAGAACCG gttgtAGATGGGTCTGAGTTGTGGGTAGAGAGCAGTGATCAGAGCAGTACGTTGGTGATCGCAGAGCCAGGACCTGAGCACTCAGGGCGCTACACCGTTGTAGTACGAGACCGCAAGAGCTCGGCGCAGCACACCCTCGCCCTTTCTGTCATAG AGCGGCCCCAGTCCCCAGCCTCCAGCCCTgtggtgtctctcctctctgtctctcctctctgtttggtCCTGTCCTGGTCTGGGCCCTGCTACGACGGAGGCAGTGCTGTCCTGGGCTACGTGGTGGAGGTGAGGAGAAAAGGCCCCGCCGAGTCTGGGGGCTGGAGTGAGCTCACAGCCCATTGCAAGAGTACTTCTTACAAGGTGCGCTCCGGGCTTGAGCCTCAGGGRGAGTACTGCTTCCGGGTGAGGGCCTACAACGTGGTGGGGGTGAGCGAGCCCAGTGAGGAGTCTCAGCTTATCAAGATGGAGCAGATAG cTGAGCCACAAGAGGAGGAGTCTCCTCGGACATATGAGGACGTCACCATCGACTCCACCCACAAGGTCACCGATCACTACAATGTACTGGAGAAACTGGGAGT GGGGAAGTTTGGCCAGGTGTTCAAACTGACTCACAAGGAGACGGGCCATGTGTGTGCCGGAAAGTTCTACAAGGGCCGGCGGGCCAAGGAGAGGGAGGCGGCCCGTAAAGAGATCGAGCTGATGAACTTCCTGCACCACCCCAAACTGGTCCAGTGTCTGGGGGCCTATGATCTCAAGCCAGAGATGGTCATGGTCATGGAGTT CATTGGCGGCGGTGAGCTGTTTGAGCGTATAGTGGACGACAGCTTTGTGCACACGGAGCCGGCCAGTGTGCACTACATGCAGCAGATCGTGGAGGGGATGGGCTACATGCACCAGAAGAACATCATCCACCTGGACCTGAAGCCTGAAAACATAGTGTGTGTTGACCACACTGGCACGCACATCAAGATCATTGACTTTGGCCTGGCCAGCAAGCTGG ACCCCTCCACTCCCCTGAAGGTGATGCACGGGACACCAGAGTTTGTGGCTCCAGAGGTGATTGGCTATGAGCCTGTTAGCTTAGCTACAGACATGTGGAGCATTGGAGTCATCTGCTATATATT ACTGAGTGGTGAGTCTCCCTTCCAGGGTAACAGTGAGGCAGAGACCCTGGCCTTGGTGACTGGTGCTCAGTGGGAGTTTGACGAGGAGAGCTTCGACGAGATCACTgaccaggccaaagacttcatCAGCTCCCTGCTCAACAAGGAACCAAG GCGCAGGATATCCTGTGAGGAGGCTCTGGTCCACTCCTGGATAGCTGAGCCCATCTCAGCAGACCCCAGCACCACCAAGTGTCTCTCCAAGGAGAAGATGAAGAGATACCTCGCCAAGCAGAAGTGGAAG AAAACAGGGAAAGCCCTGCTGGCGCTGAAGAGGATGGCTCTGCTGTCTAAAGCCGATGGGCCTGGCTCTCCCACCACCCCTGCAGAAG ACAGCCCCCTGAGTCCTGAGGCAGAGCAGGCCCTGCAGTCTCTAGAGGTCAAACTCCAGGGGGTGCCCCAGTTCTCCCTGACCCCAACGGACCAGACTGCCTCCCAGGGCTCCACCGCCCGCCTCTCCTGTCACCTCACAG GGTATCCTGACCCAGAGGTGGTGTGGTTGAGGGGTGAGGAGCCTCTGGAGGAGTCATCCCGGGTGCAGATAGAGTATGAAGAGGATGGGCTCTGCACCCTGGTCCTGGTCCAAGTTGGGCCAGAGGACTCGGATGTTTACACCTGTAGGGCCACCAACGACCAGGGGAAGGCACTGTGTTCAGCCAAACTCATAGTAAAGGAATAG
- the LOC111980356 gene encoding uncharacterized protein, giving the protein MTQEAQKKVSRFLVKLRLKSLSQSSDNRSSPESERANAEVRQGAVMQSSAEGKALRSSQGIIHNNSPQHSPPPGTNTSCRGAEGSTSPDDIDSGRKKIKFPLLFTKTAVAGTTTNPLLTENDRPSVKLSAKAENAHKTVRVAGIPEEIAVGAKVMQKTLPAIPKFSWSRPSPSEEDDKVQGKVKDVRKTKLGKQKEDNIPPIAKEPREKGSFHGAEQGRGRDYSRRKAPLSYDIQHRLNQAMTDSDRLKAREVIKRSVTIRGENLQQRPNRQKPELERFKPRDITKRRGIIPCDELQQRPNQPMPKPDKASLVKLPAIPRWRGSISYEDYRKMPDSTINTEDLEEIRGITHIEDLATMMPDEAQSDAFKEVFEQFAKNSDGSINEEGLASTLDRVGISISPEEVKKTLQKAHDDKDGEVGFQDFLHVMADSQRFSKCVKGADPSQSVEVCETVFYKTLTKMLAAGILSSGTTRAIVQYYHKKTPRLIRRAVRPDREDGDRVLNYYTKGAHLIGLKSKQLLKYIQPVETIAQSQKEKDSPYLRRPSMNVAYTSWDPRRMSLNPAQRAKMGRMKSVKTWKTAEIEDRIRQLSIKHPGMEKMEMITPVKMKVNMSMKERDHLTYNEINRIKQKSKSSLKEYLKDLTQLKRRDMWNSWGSLQCYCVLHSRKDFPKTFTTYSWSWSGCRNMMETGDLDAPCRPTLRPPYSQPLEPIARKCLVQSERLKREDPGVNPR; this is encoded by the exons atgactcaa GAGGCCCAGAAGAAGGTGTCAAGGTTCCTAGTGAAGCTGAGGCTGAAGAGTCTTTCTCAGAGCTCTGATAACAGGTCCAGTCCGGAGTCAGAGCGAGCTAACGCTGAAGTCCGCCAGGGGGCAGTCATGCAGTCTTCGGCAGAGGGCAAAGCTCTCCGCAGCTCGCAAGGAATTATCCATAATAACTCACCGCAGCACTCCCCTCCCCCTGGCACTAATACGAGTTGCAGAGGGGCAGAGGGATCTACGTCCCCAGATGACATTGACAGCGGCAGGAAGAAGATTAAGTTCCCACTCCTCTTCACCAAGACAGCCGTGGCTGGGACCACCACCAACCCCCTTCTCACTGAGAATGACCGGCCCAGCGTGAAGCTTTCTGCCAAGGCAGAAAATGCCCATAAGACTGTGAGGGTGGCCGGTATCCCAGAGGAGATTGCTGTTGGAGCGAAGGTCATGCAGAAGACCTTACCGGCCATACCCAAGTTCAGCTGGTCACGGCCCAGTCCAAGTGAAGAAGATGACAAAGTCCAGGGCAAAGTCAAAGACGTCCGCAAGACCAAACTAGGTAAACAGAAAGAAGATAACATCCCGCCAATAGCCAAAGAACCCCGGGAAAAAGGGTCATTCCATGGAGCAGAGCAAGGCAGAGGCAGGGACTATAGCAGGAGGAAGGCGCCCCTCTCCTACGACATCCAGCACAGACTCAACCAAGCCATGACAGATTCAGACAGACTCAAAGCTAGAGAGGTCATCAAGAGAAGCGTAACCATCCGCGGTGAGAATCTCCAGCAAAGGCCCAACCGACAGAAGCCAGAGTTGGAGCGATTCAAACCCAGGGATATCACCAAGAGGAGGGGCATCATTCCATGTGATGAGCTGCAGCAAAGGCCCAATCAGCCAATGCCAAAGCCAGATAAAGCTTCCCTGGTTAAACTCCCGGCGATTCCACGGTGGAGGGGCTCCATCTCATATGAGGACTACCGGAAGATGCCAGACAGCACCATCAACACAGAGGACCTGGAGGAGATCAG AGGCATTACTCATATTGAAGACCTGGCAACTATGATGCCTGACGAAGCCCAGTCTGATG CCTTCAAAGAAGTCTTTGAGCAGTTTGCAAAGAACAGCGATGGCTCTATCAATGAGGAGGGCCTGGCGTCCACGCTGGACAGAGTGGGGATCAGTATCAGCCCAGAGGAGGTGAAGAAAACCCTGCAGAAGGCTCACGACGACA AGGACGGAGAGGTGGGGTTTCAAGATTTCCTGCATGTGATGGCGGACAGCCAGCGCTTCTCCAAGTGTGTGAAAG GAGCAGACCCATCCCAGTCTGTTGAGGTGTGTGAGACAGTGTTTTACAAGACCCTGACCAAGATGCTGGCTGCTGGTATCCTGTCCAGTGGTACTACAAGAGCGATAGTACA GTACTACCATAAAAAGACTCCGAGGCTGATCCGGCGGGCCGTGCGACCAGACAGGGAGGACGGGGACCGTGTTCTCAACTACTACACCAAGGGAGCTCATCTCATAGGCCTGAAGAGCAAGCAGCTCCTCAAGTACATCCAGCCAGTGG AGACAATTGCCCAGAGCCAGAAGGAGAAAGACAGCCCGTACTTGAGGCGTCCCAGCATGAACGTGGCCTACACCTCCTGGGACCCCCGGCGCATGTCCCTGAACCCTGCACAGAGGGCCAAAATGGGCCGCATGAAGTCTGTCAAGACCTGGAAGACCGCTGAGATCGAGGATCGCATCAGACAA CTGTCAATCAAGCACCCTGGGATGGAGAAAATGGAGATGATCACGCCTGTGAAGATGAAGGTGAACATGTCCATGAAGGAGAGGGACCACCTCACTTACAATGAGATCAACCGGATAAAACAGAAG tCTAAATCAAGTCTGAAGGAGTACCTGAAGGACCTGACCCAGCTGAAGCGCAGGGACATGTGGAACTCCTGGGGCTCCCTTCAGTGTTACTGTGTCCTCCACAGCCGGAAGGACTTCCCCAAAACCTTCACCACCTACTCCTGGTCCTGGAGCGGCTGTCGCAACATGATGGAGACTGGAGACCTGGACGCTCCCTGTAGGCCCACCCTACGCCCCCCATATAGCCAACCACTGGAGCCCATCGCCAGGAAGTGCCTCGTCCAATCAGAGAGGCTAAAAAGAGAAGACCCCGGCGTCAACCCCCGCTGA